Genomic window (Streptomyces sp. LX-29):
CCTGAGTCGAAGATTCATCGTTAGTTGTCTGGAAGAAACCCCGAAGAACGCCACCCACTGGTCGACCAGGTCCGTGGCCGCGGCCACGGGAATGTCGCAGTCGGCTATCTCGCGGATCTGGCGTGCGTTCGCCCTGGCCCCGCACCGCACGCAGACATTCAAACTGTCCACGGACCCGCTGTCATCGACAAGGTCCGCGACGTGGTCGGCCTCTACCTGGTTCCGCCGGAAAAGGCCCTGGTCCTGTGCGTGGACGAGAAGTCGCAGATCCAGGCCCTGGACCGGTCCCAGCCCGTGCTACCGATGATGCCCGGCGTCCCCGAACGCCGCAGTCACGACTACGTCCGCGCCGGCACCACCACCTTGTTCGCCGCCCTGGAGGTGGCGAGTGGGAAAGTCATCGGCTCTCTGCACCGGCGGCACCGGGCCGTGGAGTTCAAGAAGTTCCTGGCCAGGCTCGACAAGGAGGTTTCGGCCGGCCTGGGAGTGCATCTGATTCTCGACAACTACGCGACCCACAAGACGCCCGCGGTCAAGAAGTGGCTGCTGGCTCACCCACGCTTCCACCTGCACTTCACGCCCACGAGCTCGTCGTGGCTGAACCTGGTCGAGCGGTGGTTCGCCGAGCTCACGCAGAAGATGCTCAAGCGCGGCGTCCACCGCTCGGTCCAGGCACTCGAACGCGACCTCCGGGCATGGTCGGCCGACTGGAACGAGGACCCGCAACCGTTCGTCTGGACGAGAACAGCTGACGAGATCCTCGACAAACTCGCCGCGTACTGCCACCGAATCTCTGACTCAGGTCACTAGGCAGTGTCTGATGGCTCTTGGCCGGGATGGTGGATCTGTTGCCGTGCCGGGCAGGAGCCTGTCATGGTGCGTCGCCATGAACTGACGAACGCTCAGTGGGAACGTATCGCTCCGCTGCTGCCGGAGACCGGTGGGCCGGGCGGGCGGTGGGCGGACCACCGGAGGGTGGTCAATGGGGTCCTGTTCCGGACCCGGACCGGGATTCCCTGGCGTGACCTGCCCGAACGCTACGGCCCCTGGCAGACCGTGTACGAACGACACCGGCGCTGGTCGGCCGACGGCACGTGGGCGAGGATCCTGCGCGCGTTGCAGACCGGCGCCGACGCCAGTGCCCGGGACGCAGACGGCTCCTGGGCGGTCAACGCCGACTCCACCACCTGCCGGGCCCACCAGCACGCCGCCGGAGCCCGGCACCGGCCCCCGGTCGACCACCCGCAAAAAGGGGCGGGACCCGTGAGGACCCGGAGGGACGTGAGGCCCTGGGACACTCCCGGGGCGGGCTGACCAGCAAGGTCCATCTGCTGGCCGACGACCGGTGCCGACCCCTGGTCTGGCTGACTTCCCCCGGCCAGCGCAGGGACAGCCCGATGTTCATCCCGCTCATGCAGGCCCTTGCGGTCGCCCGCCCGGGACCCGCGCACCCGGCCGGACCGGGCCCGCGGTGACAAGGCGTACTCCAGCCGCGCCAACCGCGCCTACCTGCGACAACGCCACATCAAGGCGACCATCGCGCAACCGGAGGACCAGCGTGCAAACCGCAGACGGCGGGGCCGGGCGGGAGGCCGGCCACCGGCCTTCGAACACGAGCAGTACCGCCACCGGAACACGGTCGAACGCTGCGTCGGCAAGCTGAAACAACACCGGGCAGTGGCGACCAGGTACGACAAACGCGACTACGTGTTCCAAGGAACCCTGGCCACCGCAGCCATCGTCATCTGGCTCCGCGATCTCATCAAAGAGCCATCAGACACTGCCTAGTAGTGCTTTGTTAGGTGGTGTCATAGGGCTGCCAGGGTGTGGGTTGGCGGCAGGTCGGGCAGGTGCCGGTCCAGGTGGCGAGTAGGTGTTGTAGCTGGTCCAGGGCTTGGTAGAGGTCAGGCCCAGGGGCTTTTGGGGCGGTCCGTTGTTCGGTCAGGAACAGATGCGCCGCGGTGACGAGGGTGACGTGGCGGTGCCAGCCGGCGAATGAGCCTCCCTCGAAGTGGTCGAGACCAAGAGAGGTCTTCAGCTCGCGGTGGTCATGCTCGATGCGCCAGCGCAGTTTCGCCAGCCGCACCAGGTCCGCAACCGGGATGTCGGTGGGCAGGTTCGAGATCCAGTACTTGACGTGCTCGCCCTGACCTTGGGGCCACTGGGCGACCATCCAGCTGAGCGGGATAGTGCCATCGGGTGCGGGATTGGGCCGACGACCCTTGATGTCGAGTCCAGCCGTGTCACTCCGAATGCTCTGTGCGCCAAAGGGAAAGTAGCGGGAGAGGATTGGTCGTTCGCACGACTTCACCGCACCCGAGGGCACGGCCGGGTCACGCCCCGGCAGGCTCGCGAGCTGCCCCGGCCCGAAGGTGGCCCAGTCATCTCACAGGGAATTGGCCTGTGCGATGAGGCAACTGCGCATTACCGTAGGCGCAATGAGAACAAGATCCGCTTCGGCCGACCAGCGCATGTCCGTGGACTTGGCCGAGGCGCCGATGCGTCAGGCCCGTAACTCCGCTGCTTTTTGGACCGCGAAGGGCCGATGCCGGGGGAATGAGGTCATCCGGCGCCGCGGATTCGTTGCGGTCGACGGCGACGAGCGCGCTGGCCTGCGGATCCTGATCCAGGAATCCCACCTCGAGCCGGGCGAACTGGCCGAGTTGAGCGAGCTGGCTGGCCGAGCCGCAGGTCCGGTGAACGCCGAGGATCCGTTCAGCTCGACCGACCTGAGCCACCTGGGCATGCGCAGCTGGCAGATGCCGATCATGCTGCGCCCGCCCGGTCCCGTCGGCGAACCGGTGCTGGACGTGATCCGGGTACGGCGGCCCGAGGACCTCCAGGCGGCCGAGCGGATCGTGATCGAGGGCTTCGAGCTGGCCGGATTCACGCCCTACCGCCCCGGCGAGCTGTTCCCGATGGCGCTGATTGAGCAGCCGGGCGTGGACGTGTTTGTCGCCTCGCACGACGGCGTGCCCGCGGGAGCCTGCGTCACGGTCGTGGACGACGGCGTCGGCAGCCATTATTGGGTCGGCACATCGTCGGCAGTCCGGTCGCGTGGCGTGGGGCGGGCCGTCATGCTCGGCTCCCTCGCCCACCTGGCGGACCTGCCGGTCACGCTCACCGCTTCGAAGCTGGGCAGGCCGCTGTACGAGTCGCTGGGGTACACCGCCGCAGCGCCCTCGACCTGGTGGGCCTCAGTGCTCTGACACCGCCGCGGTAAAGCCCCTGGCTCGCTGGTCCCCCGCACGGTCCCATACGCGAATGGCGCGTGAGCCCGGAAAGGTCTGGACAACACAAGAGCCCCAGGTCGATGACCTGGGGCTTTGCCCAAGAGCGAATGACGGGAATCGAACCCGCGCTACAAGCTTGGGAATCACCGCAGCCCCAGACCGGTCATTTAGTGTCTGACCTGGGAAAACGTCCTCTAGTGTGGCGGCCCCTGCGGGCGATGGGACACCCGTGTTGACCGCTGTTCGCCGCTCCGAAGGGCGCGTGCGCGCGCTCTGGCGTTGTGGAGCATGGCCTGCTCCCGGAAGGTCAGCCGGTCAGACCTGACCAGTCCGTTTCTCCGCATGGGTGAGGCCGAGGTCGGGGGAGCCACACCAGATCTCCTGCCTGGCCTGCCAGGTCAGCGCGGTTGCCCGAAGGCGCCGGTTTCCTGCCGCCTCTGCGCAGGCGGTGCCGAACTGTAGGAGACGGCGAGCGTCGTCGTGCTCGTAGGCGTCGAATGCGGAGGCTCCCATGACCGTGGCGAGCCGGCCGACGGCGGCGAACAGCTCCGTCTCCAGCTCGGCCGGGCACCTGGCCTTCAGCAGGCCGGTCGCCCAGTTCAGCTGCCCGATCGAGGCTTCCTTCACGAACCCCCCCGCCACCGTAGAGGTTGGCCCAGCTGGCGAGCGTGGCGGAGGCGGTGTGCACCTGCTCGACGTCCACAGAGCGGACGACTCCAGGAAGAGGGGAGCGGCCGAGTGGTGGAACCAGCTCAGCCAGCGACCCGGCAGTGAGCGCGGCTAAGCCGCCGGTGGCAAGCAACGAACGACGTTCCACGGCGGTCAGGCTCCGATCCACGAGCGCGGGCGGGTCCATGGGGAGCATGCCCACCGTTCCGTGACCAGAGGCGGGCTCCCGCGTGTGGCCATGGGGCTTGTCGGCATCAGGGTGCCTCCCGCCCTGGCCCTTGTGGACGCGATGCCAGAGCCTGCCCAGGGCTCCGCCGGCCTGCAGAGCGTCGTCCAGCTCACCTACGAGGTGATGCGGGCAAGGCCGCTCAGCTTTCTCGATCTTGCCGATGAATGCGCCGCTGACGTGGACCTTCTTGCCTAGGTACCGCCTTGATGACGGCGTCGGCCTCCTCCCGGTCCACCCGTCACTCCGGCACTTCGGGCGGCGCCGGACGCAGGCCCATGGCCGTCCACGCCCGAGGAGAACTCGACACGGTCGCCGAGAAGACGGACATCGTCCGTTGCCGATGATGCGGGCGTGGCCCGAGGGATTCCCGGGGTCGTGATGCTGCCGAGAACCCTTGCCAACTGATGCCATGTCAGTTGCAAACCCTCAACTGCGTTTGTTCGGAATCTTCTTGACTGAGCATCAAGTAGCCACACATCATGACCACGCGTCATCGATGTTGATCGTCTGAAACTCCGCCACGGGGGAACTGAAGGGGGAACAGTGATGCGGACTCTGAACGTGGTTCTGATCGGTAAGGGTGGTGTCCTCGCTCGCTGCGGTGAGGCGCTGCTGTCGGCAGGGCACCGGATCCGGGCGGTGGTGACCGGCGACGCCATGGTCCGCGCCTGGGCCGTCAAATCGGGAATCGGCCACCACGACCTCGATGACGCGCTTCTCGACCCGGCCCGGCTGTCGTGCGACGTGCTTCTCAGCATCGGGAACGACGCCCTGATCTCCGAGGCACTGCTGGCATGCGCGCATCGGACGAGCGTCAACTACCACTACGGTCCGCTGCCCGAGTACGCCGGTCTGAACGCACCCTCCTGGGCCGTCGCCAACCGTGAGAGCGACTACGCCATCACGTGGCACCGGATCGGCGAGCTGGTCGACGGGGGCGACATTCTCAAGCGGATACCGGTGCCGGTCGAGCCCGACGAGACCGCGCTGTCGCTGGGCGTGAAGTGCGACGAGGCTGCTGTCGCGAGCGTGGCCGATCTGATCGGCGACATCGCCGAAGGCAGTGAGACCGCCGTCCCTCAGGACCTGGCCGCGCGTCGCTACTTCTCCCGGCACACGCAGTTCTCCGCCGAGGGCCTCATCGACTGGGCCCGCGAGGCCGAGGACATCGTCGCCATGGTCCGGGCGACCGACCACGGGCTGTTCGGCTGCCCGCTCGTGTGGCCCAAGGTGAACGTCAACGGGCGCATTCTCGCCGTCCGCGAGGCCCGCGTCGGCGTGGCGTCCCCCGGTGCCGCACCCGGCGAGGTGCTCACTTGCGACGCGGACGGCCTGAACGTGGCCACGGCCACCGGTGCCGTTCGCCTGATCCGGCTGAGCACGCTGGAGGGCGAGCCGGTCGACACGGACAGCCTCCGGACGGAGAACGCGGTCCGGGCCGGCCTGATCCTCCTGGCTCCCGGCGACGCCCTCCGGGACGGCATCACCGAGACCGGCACCCGGGCGTCGAAGGCCGCCGCCCACTGGCGCAAGCGTCTTGGCGCCGACGCCCACCCGTTCCGCCTGCCCTTCACGCCGCAGGCCTCCGGCACCGAGCAGGACGCCACGCAGGACACCGAGCAGGACGCCGCTCCCGTCGTCGCGCGCTGCGCCGCTCCCGGCGGAGTGTCCGCCCTGGCCGGCATGGTGAGCACGTACCTGAGCCGGGCGGCCGCGACGAACGACGTCACTCTCGCCGTCGCCGCGCCCCGCGACGGGATCGACCCCGACTACCGGGACCTGTTCGCCGCCTGGCTGCCGCTGCGCGCCACGGTCGACCCCGGCCGGACGATCGCCGACAACCTCCGGGCGGTCGCCGAGGAGTTCCGTCTCGGGCAGGAGAAGGGATGGCTGCGCCGTGACCAGATCGGACGGGACGAGACGCTGCGCCGGCTGTGGGACGCCGGCGACCTGACGCCCGACGTGATGATCTCGTGGGCCGATGCGGCGGAGCCCGCTGACGGCCGGCGCCCGGCACTGAACCTGGTCGTCCGACCCGACGGCGAGACGGTCGAGTTCCACTTCGACGCCCGGCGTCTGGCCCGCGGCGACGTCGCCCGCCTCGCCGCCCAGCTCGGCGACTGGTGCGACCGCTTACCCGGGCTGGCCGACGAGACCCTGGAGTCCGTCGACATCCTCTCCGCGTCGGATCGGGCGTCGTTGACCGACGCCTTCAACGCCACCGACGACAACACCATCCTCGGCCACCGCCTGCACACGCTCTTCGAGCAGGCCGCCGAGCGCCACGCCGACAACGTCGCACTGATCTGCGCCGACACGCGGCTGACCTATGGTGAGCTGAACAGCCGGGCGAACCGTGTCGCGCACACGCTGATCGAGCGCGGCATCGGCCGCGGCGACCTGGTCGGCATAGGGCTGGACCGCTCGCCCGACGTCGTCGTGGCCGTGCTGGCGGCGCTGAAGACGGGTGCCGCCTATGTGCCGGTCGACCCGGCGTTCCCGGCGGAACGTATCCGCCAGATGATCGACGACGCCGACCCCCGGATCGTCCTCACCCCGACCGCGGCACCCGCCAACCTCGCCGAGTGGTCGACGCGCTGCCTGAGCATCACGGATGCCGCCGGTGAGCGTGCCGACGGCGACGCCGCCAACCCGGACGTCGAGGTCCAGGCCGACGACCTCGCCTACGTCATCTACACCTCCGGCACCTCCGGCACGCCCAAGGGCGTGGAGATCAGCCATGGCGCGCTGTGCAACCTGCTGGAGTCCATGCGCCGGGAGCCCGGCTGCGCCGAGACCGACCGGCTGCTGGCGGTCACCACCATCTCCTTCGACATCGCGGTCCTGGAACTGTTCCTGCCGCTGCTCAGCGGGGCCGCCACGGTCATCGCCCAGGCCCACGAGACGGTCGACGCGAAGGCGCTGATCGGCCTGATGGGGCGTCACGGGATCACGATGATGCAGGGCACGCCGGCGACCTGGCAGCTGCTGCTGGACGCGGGCTGGCAGGGCGACCCGCGCCTGGGCAAGATCCTGTGCGGGGGTGAGGCCCTGCCGCGCGCACTGGCCGACCGTCTGCTCGGCTGCGGCGACGCCGTCTGGAACATGTACGGGCCCACCGAGACCACCGTCTGGTCCAGCATCTGGCGGGTGGAGCCGGAGGGCGAGGTCGTCATCGGCCGGCCGGTGGCCAACACCCGGCTCTACGTCCTGGACGAGAACCTCGTGCCGGTGCCGCCCGGCTTCTCCGGAGAACTGTGCATCGGTGGCGCCGGAGTGGCACGTGGCTACCACGCCGCCCCCGAGCAGACCCGGGCCCGCTTCGTCCCCGACCCGTTCCGCGCCGGCGACACGCTGTACCGCACCGGCGACCTGGCCCGGTTCGTCGCACCCGGCGCGCTGCGCGTGCTCGGCCGCAACGACAGCCAGCTGAAGCTCCGCGGCCACCGCATCGAACTGGGCGACATCGAGGCGACGCTGACCGCCCACGACGACATCGCCCGCGCGGTCGTCGTCGGCCGCGACGAGCAACTGGTCGCCTACTGCGTCCGCGAGGCTCCCGCGCCCACCGCGTCCGCCCACGACGAGGAGGTACAGCGTGCCGCGCTGGCCGAGTGGGCCGGCGCCTGGGACCGCGCCTACGAGTCCGACGCCGATGACGCCACCTTCAACCTGGCCGGCTGGCGCAACAGCTATGACGGTCTGCCGTTCTCCGTGGCCGAGATGCGTGACTGGCAGCGCGGTTCGGTCGACCGCATCCTGTCCTACGCGCCCCAGCGCGTGTTCGAGGTCGGCTTCGGCACCGGCCTGATGATGTTCGCCGTCGCGCCGCACTGCACCGCGTACCACGCGGTGGACGCCTCGGCCCAGGCCGTCGAGGTCACCCGGAACCACCTGCGGTCGCTGCCGAACGTCACCTGCGAGCACCGCCCGGCACACGACCTGCCGGCCGTGGCCGCCGGCTCCTTCGACACCGTGATCGTCAACTCGGTGGCCCAGTACTTCCCGGGCGTCGACTACCTGACCTCGGTGCTGGAGTGGGCGACCACCGCGGTGACGGAGGGGCGGGTGTTCCTCGGGGACATACGCGACCTGTCGCTGCTGAGCATGTTCCACGCCGACGTGATCCGGTTCCGCCACGACGACCTCACGCCCGAGGAGGTGGCCCGCCGCGTCGAACGCGAGGTGCGGGCCGAGCGCGAACTGGTCGTCGCGCCGGACTACTTCGCCGACCTCCCCGCCCTCTTCCCGCAGATCACCCGCGTCGACGTCATGCTGCGCGACGGCCGGTACGTCAACGAGATGACCCGCTACCGCTACGACGTGACGCTCCACATCGGCGGCGGCCCCGAGGCGCACACCGCCACCACCGAACACGACTGGCGGACCGAGTCGCTGGAGACCGCCGCCGTGCCCGCGCTGCTCGCCGGCCTCGACGGCGGACCGCTGCGCCTGACCGACGTACCCAACGGCCGGCTCGCCGGGGTGCCCGATCACACCGGGGCGCTCGACGAGGTGACGGAACGATACGCCCTCCCGGTGGACCCCCGTGACCTCACCGAGATCGCCCAGGAGGCCGGGCTCGAATGCGCGCTGCTGCCCAGCCGCTCCGGTGACAAGCGGACGTTCGACGCGGTGTTCTGGCGCCCGGGCCTGACCCCGGACCTCAGCCTGCGCCCGGCCGCCGCCACCGACCGCGCCACGCTCGCCCGGTATGCGAACGTGCCCGCGGCGGGCGAGCCGGCCAAGGCGCCGATCGGCCGCCTCCTTCGCCCCTGGCTGGCCGAGCGGCTGCCCGCGTACATGGTGCCGGCGTTCTTCGTCGAGCTGGACGAGTTCCCGCTCACCCCCAACGGCAAGATCGACCGCAACGCCCTGCCGAGCCCGGTCGCCGACGCCGGAGCCATCGCCAAGCCCGCCAACGAGCTGGAGCGGGACATCCTCGCGATCTGGTCGGACGTCCTGGGCCACGACCGCATCGGCGTCAACCAGAACTTCTTCGAGATCGGCGGGGACTCCCTGCGCGTGGTCCGCGTCCAGATCCGGCTGGAGAAGGTGCTGGGCCGGCCCATCTCCTCGGCCAGGCTCTTCGAGCACTTCACCGTCAAGACCCTGGCGGCGCACCTCGCCGGCGCCCGGACCGGCCCGACGCGGATCCCGTCGAGCCGCCGGGCCGAGGACGAGCCCATCGCCATCATCGGCATGGCCTGCCGGCTTCCCGGCGACGTGAGCAGCCCGGACGAGCTGTGGGACCTGCTGGAGCGCGGGGCCGACGGCATCAGCGAGGTGCCCGCCGACCGCTGGGACGCCGACGCGATCTACGACCCCGACCCGGATGCGCGCGGCAAGTCGGTGACCCGCCGCGGAGGCTTCCTCGCGACGCCGATCGACATGTTCGACACGTCGTTCTTCGGTATCGCGCCACGGGAGGCGCACGCGATGGATCCGCTCCAGCGGCTGATGCTGGAGACGACATGGGAGGCGTTCGAACGCGCGGGCTACACGCTCGACCAGCTGCGCGGCAGCCAGACCGCCACGTACATAGGCGTCGGCAAGAACTCCTCGTACCACGAGTACGGCATCACCACCGGCGGTTCCATAGCCGACCTGGACGGCTACGTGGGCACGGGTTCCGCGCTCGCGACCGCGTCCGGCCGGATCTCCCATGTGTTCGGCCTCGAAGGCCCGACGATCACGATCGACACAGCCTGTTCCTCGTCCCTGGTGACCACTCACCTCGCCGCCAACGCACTGCGTGACGGCGAGTGCGACCTGGCCGTTTCCGGCGGCGCGACCATCCTCCTCACCTCCAACATGAACGTCGAGTTCAGCCGGCTGCGCGGGATGTCGCCCGACGGGCTGTGCCGGTCGTTCTCCGCCGACAACGACGGGACCGGATGGAGCGAGGGCGTCGCCGTCGTCATCCTGAAGCGGCTCTCCGACGCGCAGCGCGACGGCGACACCATCCACGCCGTCCTGCGCGGCACCGCCGTCAACCACGACGGCCACGCGGCGAGCCTGACCACGCCCAGCGGACCCGCCCAGCAGAAGGTCATCCGCGCGGCCCTCGGCGCGTCCGGGCTGCAGCCGAAGGACATCGACTACCTGGAGGCCCACGGCACCGGCACCCGCCTCGGCGACCCCATCGAGGGCACCGCCCTCGGCGAGGTCTTCGGCGGCAGCCACCCCGACGAACCGCTGTGGGTCGGCTCGGTCAAGTCGAACCTCAGCCACACCCAGGCCGCCGCAGGCCTCGCGGGTGTGATGAAGGTCGTCCAGTCCATGCGGCACAACGTGATCCCGCGCACCCTGCACGTCTCCGAAGCCACCCCGGACGTGGACTGGGCCGGTGCGAACATGGCCCTGGCCGTGGAGCCGCAGCCCTGGCTGCCGAAGGACCGGCCGCGCCGCGCCGGCGTCAGCTCGTTCGGCATCGGCGGCACCAACGCCCACGTCATCGTGGAGGAACCGCCGGCGCCCCTCCCGTCGGACCGGACCGCGGCGCAGCCGCCGTCGACGCTGCCGTTCGTGGTGTCCGGGTGCACCGACGCCGCCCTGCGCGCACAGGCCGAGGCGCTGCACCAGTACGTGGGCATGAACATCCAGGACCGCCTTCTCGACCTGGCGCACTCGCTGGCCACCACCCGCAGCCACTTCCGCAAGCGGCTCGTGGTCATGGCGAAGGACAGGTCCGAACTGCTGGACAAGCTCGGTTCCTTCGCCCGCAGCGGGGAGACCCCGCCCGGCGCCGCCCGGACCGGAGACAGCGCCGAGGAGCAGCGCCTGGCCCTGCTGTTCACCGGGCAGGGCAGCCAACGGTTCGGCATGGGCAGGGATCTGTACGAGACCCATCCGGCGTTCCGCGACGCGCTCGACGAGATCGCCGCCCACTTCACCGAACTGGACCGGCCGCTGCTCGACGTCATGTGGGCCGAGGAGGGGACCGCCGACGCCGCGCTGCTCGACCGGACCGACTTCACCCAGCCGGCCCTCTTCGCGCTGGAGGTGGCGCTGTGGCGGCTGTGGGAGAGCTGGGGCGTACGGCCACAGCTGCTCCTGGGCCACAGCATCGGTGAACTCGCCGCCGCGCATGTCGCCGGCGTCTTCGACCTGGCCGACGCGGCCCGTCTGGTGGCGGCCCGGGGCCGTCTGATGCAGGCGCTGCCCAGCCGCGGCGCGATGGCTTCGGTCGAGGCCGGCGCCGCCGAGGCCGAGGCCGCGGTACGGGAGCTGGACCTGACCGGCAAGGTCGATCTGGCCGGCCTCAACACCCCGACCCAGACCGTCGTCTCCGGCGACGCCGACGCCGTGCGGGCCCTGGTGGCGCACTTCGCCGGCCAGGACCGCCGGGTCAAGGAACTGACGGTGTCGCACGCGTTCCACTCCCACCACATGGACGCCATGCTGGCCGGCTTCCAGGCGGTCGCCGAGACCGTCACGTACCGTACCCCGACGATCCCGCTGGTCAGCAGTCTCACCGGGAATCCGGCCGGCCCGGGCGAGCTGGAGCAGGCCGCCTACTGGGTGCGCCAGGTGCGCCACGCGGTGCGCTTCAGCGACGGCATCGCGAGCCTGCACCGCGAGGGCGTCACCACCTTCCTGGAGCTGGGTCCGCAGCCGGTGCTCTCCGGCATGGGCGTGGACTGCCTGGCCGACGAGACCGACCTCGCGTGGCTGCCGTCGCTGGCGGCGGGCAAGGACGGCTCCGACGTCGTCCTGCGCAGCCTCGCCGACCTGCACGTGAGGGGCGTACCGGTCGACTGGCAGGGCTGGTTCGAACCCTTCGGCGGTGAACGGGTCGCCCTGCCCACCTACGCCTTCCAGCGTGAGCGCTTCTGGTTCGAGCCGTCGACGCCACGCTCGGTCGGCGCCGGTCTGGACGACACCGACCATCCGCTGCTGGGCGGCGCCGTGCGGATCGCCGGCACCGAGACCGCGGTGTTCACCACCGTGGTGGCGCCCGAGGAACCGGCGTGGGTGCAGGACCACCAGATCATGGGCACCGTGCTGATGCCGGGCACCGCCTACATCGAGGCGATGCGCTCGGCCGCCGACGCCACCGCACCCGGCGAATGGGACGTCGCCGACGTCGACTTCCTGTACCCGATGGTGTTCGCCGGCGGAGCGCCCGCCCGCCTCCAGGTCGTCGTGGGGGAGGAGTCCGAGGGCGCCCGGCCGGTCCAGGTGTACAGCGCACCCGACCGCAGGGACGGCGAGTGGCTGCTGCACGCCGAGGGCCGGATCGTGCCCGCGAAGCCCGTCACGGCGGGCGCCGTGGTGCTGCCGCCGCCCGGTGCCGAGCGTCTTGACATCTCCGCGCTCTACGCCGAACTGGACACCGTCGGCTACGAGTTCGGCCCGGTGTTCCGGGGCATCCAGGAGGCGTGGCAGGCCGACGGGGTGGTGTGGGCCCGTGCGGCCCTGCCCGAGGACGCCGCGCACACCGCCCGCGGCTATGTCCTGCACCCGGCTCTGCTGGACTCGGCGATGCAGTCGCAGCTCTTCAGCATGCGGATGCACAACACGAACCCCGAGGACGTGCTCGTGCCGTTCGAGGCGGAACGCCTGTCGATACGGGAGAAGGGCCTGGCCGAAGTGTGGGTCCGGGTCGCCGAGTTCGAGATGGGCGACGGGGAGTTCCACGCGTCCCTGGACCTCTTCGACTCCGCCGGCAAGAACATCGGCCGGCTGGAGCGTATGCACGCCCGGCGGGTCGACCGCGCGGTGCTGCGCAGGCTGGCCGCGGAGGGCGTGGACCGGCTCCGGTTCGAGGTGAACTGGCGGCCGGCCGACACCGAGAAGGTGGAGATCGGCGGTTCCTGGGGCCTGCTGTCGCCGGGTGGTGAGGTGCCGTGGGCGGCAGAGGTGAAGCGGGCGCTGAGCCGGGCCGGTGTCCAGGCGTTCAAGGTGCGCGACCTGGAGGAAGCCGAGGAGCTCGACG
Coding sequences:
- a CDS encoding GNAT family N-acetyltransferase, coding for MRTRSASADQRMSVDLAEAPMRQARNSAAFWTAKGRCRGNEVIRRRGFVAVDGDERAGLRILIQESHLEPGELAELSELAGRAAGPVNAEDPFSSTDLSHLGMRSWQMPIMLRPPGPVGEPVLDVIRVRRPEDLQAAERIVIEGFELAGFTPYRPGELFPMALIEQPGVDVFVASHDGVPAGACVTVVDDGVGSHYWVGTSSAVRSRGVGRAVMLGSLAHLADLPVTLTASKLGRPLYESLGYTAAAPSTWWASVL